The DNA region CACAGTGTCATCCAGGGTGAAGATCACAGCGTTGGCACCCGCGTCAAATGTGTATGCCACCTGGAACCACGAGGTGGCTCAGACCGGCTCAGACCAGCTCCCAGTGCCCGCAGGCCGCCCGCTCAGGACGAGGGTGGGGGGCCGCGCAACCAAAACGCGAGCGAGAGGGAGCTGCAGCCCCCAGAGAAGCGGGCTCCGGGAAGCCCCGGCACGACCGGCTCCCGGCCCCGGGCGCCCCGGCCCCGCACCTGCCTTGGTCCGGCCGTGGTGCGCGTTGAAGCAGTGCACCAGGCGGATGACCCGCCGGGACGTGTCGCTGAGGTAGGAGATGGGCGGGAAGGTGTCCAGGCAGGTGGCGTGGAACTGGTTGCTGTCTTTCATGGTCAACTGGCCGAAGGCCTGGAAGTCGCGCTCCCTGACGCAGCGGCTCATCTCGGCCATGCGTGCCGGCACCAGCGCCTCGGCCCGGAACTGCAAGGCAGGCGGCCGCTCCGTGAGCCCAGCAGAGCCACGGGGCCCGGCTTCCGAGCGCCCCGGGAGCCGCCCGCCCAGCCGGCCGCGGCCTCACCCTGAGCAGCGCGCTGGTCTCCACGCTGGTCTGCATGCCCGCCGTGCTGCCCGTCGGCTTCCTCTCGGTGCTCACCTGCGGCGAGGGAGGGAGGTCTGCGCCACGCCCGCGGCCCCGGGGGCTGGGGAGGCCCTCCCGCCCCCCGCTTGGCCCTCCCACTCACCACGAGGATGAGGACACGGAGCTCCGGCCAGTGTGACTCGGGGGCCACCTGACGGGCGACGCTGTCCTTCCCGTCGGCCCGCTGCCCCATCTGCCACTCCACGAAGCCGCCGTACAGGCTGCGGCAGGCGCTGCCCGAGCCCCTGCGGGCCACTTCCGACAGGTCGCTCTCCACGCCATAGACCCGGGCCAGGGTGTAGGCTGCAGGCAgtgatgggggcggggaggctcAGACAGGCTGGAGGGGCCCTGGCCTGTGCTCAGTGCCACGGGCGGGGGGCACCCGGGGGACGGAGGCTCGGCCCCCAGCTCCACGGCTGGCATCCAGCACCCACGTGCTCATGCGCTCGGCCTCCGCAGGGGGCTCTGGCGGGAGGGCAAGCCCCCCTGGAGACCGGGAGGCCTGTGTGCCGAGGGGCCGGAGAAAGCTTCTCTGAGAAGCTCTGAGGGGCGCTGTTTGGGGCAGGGCCCAAGGCACAGAGGGCAAAAAGTGTGCACGCCCGGGGCTGCTGGCAGCGCTGGGCACAGGGCCAGAACTGGTCAAGGGTCTGATGCCAGGATGCGGACCTGGGGGTCCACGAGGCAGGCCGTCTGCCCCCGATGCAGCCTGGCTCACTGGTCTCAGGCTACACGGAGGACGTGACTCAGCTGCCCACCTCTGCGGTAAGTGCCCCAGCTCGGGGGTGGGGGTCCCTGCTGGAGGGTGAGCCAacagaggggagggcagagcagagatTCAGAGGGAGAGATGGGTTCCCAGTAGGCCGTCCGAGAGCCTGGAGCTGGCCACAGTCCTTGGGATTCTGCTACGTAAGCCAAGAAATCGTCCCCACTTAGCTTAAGCCAGTTTGAGGGGCGTTCTGTCACGCACAGGATCCTATACACGGAGCTTGGCGTTCAGACATGTGACACGGCCGAGGCCACTGCCCCATGCCCGGGGCACAGCACTGGGACCCATCCCGGGCACCCACCTAGGCAGGCGTAGCCTGCCGCTGAGGAGGCCAGGCCCGCGGCCGTGGGGAAGTTGTTCACCGAGGCCACGTGCACCTTGTAGCTGAGGCTGAGGGGCAGCGGGTCCTCGTGGCCGTCGCTCCTCCGCTTGCGGGCCAGGCGACGGACTGCGGGGACAGGAGACAGTGCTGTGGGTCAGCACGGAGGGGACCGGCCTCTGTCCGAGCTCCGCATGCCGACCTTCTCGGGagaccccaggccccaggcccagaCCCCGCTGTGCTGACGGGCGTCCGCTGCCCCTGGGGCGTGGGAGGtacgggggggtggggtgggaggtgacgGCCGGCAGCGCCTTCTGTGCACTCGGACCCGCCCAGCGCAAGGAAGGGGCACAGGGGAAGGAGCGGGCCTGGCCTGACCCCAGCATCCCCGGGGCCCCCACTCACTCTCCCTCAGGCAGGCCTGGAGGCGCGGCTGCCCCACGTCCTCCTCCCGGCCGTTCAGCCAAATCCGGTCCTCTGTGAAGTCCCTGCTGATGGCGGCTGTTGTGGTGGTTTTTAACTGGGAAAGAAAGTGCAGGGCCACCTGAGTGGGGGGCATCGGCCAAGCACCCCTCTCTACGGGGGCCTTTCTGGCTCTGGTCCCTCCTGGGCGCCCACTCAGAGCAGTGGCCTTGCTGGAGGTGGAGGCCAAGGCGGGCCGGGCTCGGGCGGTGGGAACACCCAATGGGCGGGCGTCCACTACCCAAGGCGCGGCCCATGCTCCCATCTCCTGGCAGAGAATGCAGGGCAGGGACCTCCCGGGGGGGGGCCAGGCGTGTGAATGCCTGTGCGCTGAGCACTCCTCACAGCGGGCGATGGGACACACAGCATTTGTTGGCTGGGGGTTTACTGCCACCATCTGTAAACAAAGGTTTTGTAAGTATTTTTTCGGTGTGTATCGCCAGCCCAGGCTCACCTGATCCTGGTGCAACGTGACGCTCAGAGAGGAGTTGATGGGCAGGATCAGCTCCTCATCTCGCTTTCCCCCTGGAAGACATGGCCCACGGCAAAGCCAGTCAGTGTCCCAGCCCAGCAGACTGGCGCACTGTTGCCCCTGCCCACCAacgccccacccctccccacactcaCTGCCACCCCACAGCTCCCCAGCTGCCTGAACCCTGCTCTCTCACTGCACAATCTAAGTCCTCTTCCTGCTGTGCCCCTGCcttcaggaagccctcctggattGCTCCCCCACTTCACTTAGCTCCCGAGAGCAGGGCTGGACCCCTTGCTTCACTGCTTCTGTTTTGTCtttcactcactcaacaaatagTCTTGGAGTGCCTACCAAGTGCTGAGTGCTCTGATTATAAGGCCCTTGCCTTTTCCTCCCAAACAGAAGGAGCCCCAGTTACTGAAAACCCTTCAAATCTCCCTGTTCGTTCCCCCTGGAGACAGCATTCCCCCCACTTCCGCTGAGCACTTCCACTCCTGTCATATCACAGCAAACacaggaaaccttccagaaagtccAAAATTTCAAATCCATTGTTAGGCACAGGTGCTGCACTTTTGTGCAGGGTCTTTGGGGTGGCAGACAGTTAACGGGACATAAGAAAGACGAATCCTGGTAGGTAATACAGGAAAGTCCAAAAGGATCCCCCATAAACACGCCCAACTGGTTTCTGACAAAAGTGCAAAAGCAGTTCCTCGGAGGAGGCACAGCCTCTTCCGAAAACACTTTTGGGTCACTGGATATCCACCACTGAGCAGAGCCGAGCCCCACATCTCAGACCttggacaaaaaaaaatcactcagaatGAATCACAGACTTAGATTTAAAACGTAAAAGcctaaaacttttaggaaaaaacataaacactCTTCAGGACGTAGGACTAGGAAAGACGTCTCTGACTTGGTACCAAGGATGGAGAAGACGACCCACTGGGCCCTTTTAACAACTTCAGCCCTTTGAAAGACCCTGTtaggaggatggagagagaagcTACAcggtgggagaaaatatctgcaaaccacacATCCAGCAAGAATTAGTATCTAAAATACAAAGCGAACTTTCAAAACTCAACGGTAAAAAGCAGATAATTCAGTTAGAATGTGGACAAAAgtcctaaagagacatttcacaTAAGACTCTCAGAGGACAAATGAGCACTGggaaagctgttcaacatcactgagCGGCAGGAGAACACAAactaaagccacagtgagatgtcaccacacacccatcagaatggctaaaataacaGCTGGTGACAACACGGCATGCAGAAAAGCTGGATCACACCTACATTATATGTTGTTGGTAGggatgaaaaatggtacagccacgcaggaaaagtttgtttctttaaaaaaccaGACATGCAACCACCCTATGGCCCAGCAACTGTACTCCGGGCCATTTATCCAGaagaatgaaaacttatgttcacacaaaaacctgtacagaAAAGTTTacggcagctttattcataattgacccaaactggaaacagcccagctGCCTTGAAAGGGCATATGGCCAAGCAAACTGCGGCCCCTCTACGCTGGGAACAGAACAGGAGAGAAGTACTGACTCCAAGACTCACCGGGGCGACTCTCCAGAAACTAGTGAGCAAGAAGAGCTAATCCCAGGAGCATTCCTGAGACCAGAACAAGACAGACACGGAGAGCAGGTGGAGGTGGCAGAGTGGGCGTGACCATGGGAGCCAAGCCCCCGCGGGGACGGGCGTCCTGTACGGACTGTGTCTCCCGGTGTCTAGCTCCGCGGGGACGGACGTCCCGTAAGGACAGTGCCCC from Balaenoptera musculus isolate JJ_BM4_2016_0621 chromosome 19, mBalMus1.pri.v3, whole genome shotgun sequence includes:
- the MVD gene encoding diphosphomevalonate decarboxylase encodes the protein MASEEPVEVVTCTAPVNIAVIKYWGKRDEELILPINSSLSVTLHQDQLKTTTTAAISRDFTEDRIWLNGREEDVGQPRLQACLREIRRLARKRRSDGHEDPLPLSLSYKVHVASVNNFPTAAGLASSAAGYACLAYTLARVYGVESDLSEVARRGSGSACRSLYGGFVEWQMGQRADGKDSVARQVAPESHWPELRVLILVVSTERKPTGSTAGMQTSVETSALLRFRAEALVPARMAEMSRCVRERDFQAFGQLTMKDSNQFHATCLDTFPPISYLSDTSRRVIRLVHCFNAHHGRTKVAYTFDAGANAVIFTLDDTVAEFVAAVRHSFPPELNGDKFLKGLPVEPVPLSDELKAALGADPTPGGIKYIIATQVGPGPQVLDDPGAHLLGPDGLPKPAA